A stretch of the Panicum virgatum strain AP13 chromosome 9N, P.virgatum_v5, whole genome shotgun sequence genome encodes the following:
- the LOC120687494 gene encoding stearoyl-[acyl-carrier-protein] 9-desaturase 5, chloroplastic-like, with the protein MMAVMVPRQAACCVDAARITAPSPRKMRAPPPRRVAFFRRRMIITAAVMTAPEKAEVLRSLDGWAESNLLPLLKPVERSWQPHDLLPDSSSPGFREAVDELRARAREIPDDYYVCLVGSMVTEEALPTYHAALNSFVGYDSPSSADAWARWSRGWTAEENRHGDLLNRYLYLCGRVDVRRVEQTIHHLIAAGMRLAAGGCPYRGFIYTAFQERATAISHGNTARRAAALGDASLARVCGAIAGDERRHEAAYTRVVAELFRRTPDAAVRALGYMMRERILMPAHHMFDGRDPELFRHYAAVAQGLGVYTTADYAGLVEFFVERWGVAGLCHGLTGEGRRAQEYVCRLPERVRRMDARRRQTQPQRVPFAWVFDRQVELQL; encoded by the coding sequence ATGATGGCTGTGATGGTGCCGAGGCAAGCTGCCTGCTGCGTAGATGCAGCAAGGATCACCGCGCCGTCACCACGCAAGATGCGGGCACCACCGCCGCGACGAGTCGCCTTCTTCCGCCGGCGTATGATCATCACGGCGGCGGTGATGACGGCGCCGGAGAAGGCCGAGGTGCTGCGTTCGCTGGACGGGTGGGCGGAGTCGAACCTGCTACCGCTGCTGAAGCCGGTGGAGCGGTCGTGGCAGCCGCACGACCTGCTCCCGGACTCGTCGTCGCCGGGGTTCCGCGAGGCGGTGGACGAGCTGCGGGCACGGGCGCGCGAGATCCCCGACGACTACTACGTGTGCCTGGTGGGCAGCATGGTGACGGAGGAGGCCCTCCCCACGTACCACGCCGCCCTCAACAGCTTCGTGGGCTATGACTCCCCCTCCAGCGCCGATGCCTGGGCGCGGTGGTCCCGCGGGTGGACGGCGGAGGAGAACCGCCACGGCGATCTCCTCAACCGCTACCTCTACCTGTGCGGGCGCGTGGACGTCCGGCGCGTGGAGCAGACCATCCACCACCTCATCGCCGCCGGGATGCGGCTGGCCGCTGGCGGGTGCCCGTACCGGGGGTTCATCTACACGGCGTTCCAGGAGCGCGCCACGGCGATCTCGCACGGCAacacggcgcggcgcgcggcggcgctgggcgacgCGAGCCTGGCGCGGGTCTGCGGCGCCATCGCGGGCGACGAGAGGCGGCACGAGGCGGCGTACACGCGGGTGGTGGCGGAGCTGTTCCGCCGGACCCCggacgccgccgtgcgcgcgctcGGGTACATGATGCGGGAGCGGATCCTGATGCCGGCGCACCACATGTTCGACGGGCGGGACCCGGAGCTGTTCCGGCACTACGCCGCCGTGGCGCAGGGGCTCGGCGTCTACACCACCGCCGACTACGCCGGCCTCGTCGAGTTCTTCGTGGAGCGGTGGGGCGTCGCGGGGCTCTGCCACGGGCTGACCGGCGAGGGAAGGCGCGCGCAGGAGTACGTCTGCCGGCTGCCGGAGAGGGTGCGCAGGAtggacgcgcggcggcggcagacgcAGCCGCAACGGGTGCCCTTTGCCTGGGTGTTCGACAGGCAGGTGGAGCTGCAGCTCTGA